GTGCTGCCGTCTCGGCTACGGCACCGCGTCTCCACCCTCCAGGCCGCGACCACACCGCTGACCAGCGGAGACGGGGCGAGCATCGCGCCCGAGACGCTCACCGTGATGGCGTCGACCGTGGCCGGGCGGGAGCGGCTGCGGTTCGCCTACCGGGCGAAGGACGGGACCGAGTCGCGACGGCTGACCGAGCCGTATCGGCTGGTGTCGACGGGACGCCGCTGGTACCTCGTCGCATACGACCTCGATCGCGCCGACTGGCGTACGTTCCGCGTCGACCGCGTGAGCGAGCCCTTCGCCACCGGCGCGCGGTTCGCTCCGCGGGAGCTGCCGACGGGGAGTGCGGCGGAGTATCTGCGGCAGTCGATCCAGCGGCAGCAGGACACCTACGCATTCATGGTCACGTTCGCCGACTCCGCCGAGGCGGTGGGCGCACGGTTGCCGGGCTGGCTCGGGGCACCCGAGCCGCTGGGCCCGGACCGATGCCGGCTGCGGGCCACCACGAGCGATCCGGTGGAGTGGCTGGCGGTACGGCTCGCGATGCTCGGAGTCGACTTCACGGTGCAGGCACCGACAGAACTCGTGGAGTGCGTACGGGAGTTGGGCGGGCGGTTGAGCCGGGCGGGCGGGGAGTAACCAGCGCCCCCGAAGGGGCGCGGGGAACTGCGCGACCAGCCACAACGGACCCGCGGACGAACGACGGCCTATCGCTGCCCCCCGCGGAGCGCTTCGCCCCAAAACCCCCGCACCGCCTCCAAGTTCCGCAACGCCAACGCGGCCGGCCCCTCCGGTCCCGTCGCCGGTGCCTCGCCCGACGCCCAGGACTCGACCGCCACACGCACCGCGGCGCCGGCGACGGCAGCGGCGTAACGGAGTTCGGGGGACACCACAGAGCGCTCGGCAACGATGTCGTCACCCTCCGCGATCACCGACCCCTCTGCAACCCCACCCCGCTCCCCCAACACCACAGCCAGCGACGTCTCGGACGCCAGACACACCTCGCCCCACACCTTCCGCAGTGCGGGGCTGGTCATGGCCAGGCGGACCAGCGTGCGCACCCACTCCCAGGACGCCGCGGAGACCCCTGTTCCCGGCGTCAGGGTGTGCCGTACGGCGTGTTCCAGGGCCTCGGGGAGCGGCAGTTCGGCAGGGGCCTCCCGTACCGCCTCGGCCCAGCGCTGGGCGCCCGTGGTGTAGAGCGGGGCGACCGCCTCCTCCTTGGTCGCGAAGTAGCGGCAGAAGACCACCAGTCGGATTAGCGTTCCGTAGCGATACCGTGGCACACTGTCACGCGCACGCCCGGAGCCCAGGCGACGTCGGGCACTCTCCTCGGTCAGGGCCTGCGCCCTGACCGACCAGCGTCCGGAGGGACGTGCCACGCGGGCTGACGGCTCTTGCCGTTCAGCACCAGGGCACGAAGGCGATTGGCTCACACCCTGCGCAACACTCAGGGTCACTGATCCAGTCAGAGACGCTATGCCCATGTGACACAATCTGCCGTTCGGCGGGCCGCCCCGTGGTTCAGGTACGGGGTGGCCCGCCGAACGGCATGCCGGGCACACGCCACAGGCAGAGCCGGGCCCCGGCGCCCGGGGGGAAGGGCACCGGAACCCGGCTCGGGGAGAGTCCCGGCGCCGGGGGGAGGGCGTCGGGACTTGGTTCAAAGGGGGTCGCTGGTCTTGTTCCCGCGACCCCGCGGGTTGAAGCGGCGTTAAACACGCCATGTTTGCGCGGTCTTTCGCCACCAGCGCACGCGCCTCCGGAGGCCGTACGCCGCCCAGCGCACGCAGCGTCCCACGCGCGCCGGACCGAAACAGTCTGTCCTGCAGCTCTCTTACAGGTCTCTTACGCTGCCGCGTCGAACCCGGTGTCCCGGGCCAGCTTCTTCAGCTCCAGCAGGGCGTGCTTCTCGATCTGCCGGATCCGCTCACGCGTGAGACCGTGCTCCTTGCCGACCTCCGTCAGCGTGCGCTCCCGGCCGTCCTCGATGCCGTACCGCATCTTGATGATCGAGGCGGTGCGCTGGTCGAGGCGGCTGATCAGCTCTTCCAGTCCCTCGCTGCGCAGCAGCGTCAGCACCGACTGCTCGGGCGAGACCGCGGAGGTGTCCTCGAGCAGGTCGCCGAACTGGGTGTCGCCGTCGTCGTCCACCGACATGTTGAGCGAGACCGGGTCGCGGGCCCAGTCCAGGACGTCCGTCACGCGCTCCGGCGTCGAGTCGAGCTCGGCGGCGATCTCGGCGGGCTCCGGCTCGCGGCCGTTCTCCCGGTTGAACTCGCGCTGGATGCGGCGGATCCGGCCCAGCTCCTCCACCAGGTGGACGGGCAGCCGGATGGTGCGGGACTGGTCGGCTATCGAGCGGGTGATGGCCTGGCGGATCCACCAGGTCGCGTACGTCGAGAACTTGAAGCCCTTGCGGTAGTCGAACTTCTCCACCGCGCGCACCAGACCGGCGTTGCCCTCCTGGATGAGGTCCAGCAGGGGCAGGCCGCTGCGGGGGTAGCGGCGGGCCACGGCAACGACCAGGCGGAGGTTGGAGCGGATGAAGACGTCCTTGGCCCGCTCACCCTCGGCGACCAGTGCCTCGAGCTCCTCGCGGGCGGCGTCCACCTGGGACTCCGCCTCGCCGGCGAGGACCTGTCGCGCGAACACACCCGCCTCGATGGTCTGAGACAGCTCGACCTCCTTGGCGGCGTCGAGCAGCGGTGTGCGCGCGATCTCGTCGAGGTACATGCCGACCAGGTCGCGGTCAGCGATCTCGCCGCCGTGGGCGCGAACACTGCGTGCCGCGTCGGTCCCGCCCTTGGCGGACTGACGACGGGCGACGGCACCGGTTGCCATGCGTGCTCCCTTGCGATGGTGAGGTCAGCGGGTGGTCCTTCGGATGCCCGGTTCTACGCCTCGGGTGGCTCTTCTGTTCACTCCTCGGGTGCCCTGCATCCGATGGAAACAACGACTGGAATCAGGACAGAATTCCCAACCCGCCCCTCTATTTTTCTGATCATGCAGTACCCTGTGCCGCCACATAGGAGGCGTGATGTCGTCGGAGCGTACAGAGGTGCAGGTCAGGCCGGGAGTCGAGAGCGACCTCGAAGCCCTCACCGATCTCTACAACCACTATGTACGTGAGACGCCCATCACATTTGACACGGCCGCCTTCGTTCCGGAAGAGCGCCGCCCTTGGCTGCTCTCCCACCCTGAAGACGGCCCGTACCGGCTGATGGTTGCCACGGAGGTGGACTCACAGGAAATTCTGGGCTACGCCACATCCAGCCCTTACCGCGCGAAGCCCGCCTACGCGACCTCCGTCGAGGTCACGGTGTACGTCGCCCCCGGCGCGGGCCGCCGCGGCATCGGCACGCTCCTCTACAAGGCCCTCTTCGAGGCGCTGGCCGACGAGGACCTGCACCGGGCCTACGCGGGCATCGCCCAGCCCAACGAAGCGTCCACGCGGCTGCATGAACGCTTCGGATTCCGCTACGTCGGCACGTACCGGGAGGTGGGCCGGAAGTTCGGCCGCTACTGGGACGTCGCCTGGTACGAGAAGGATCTGTAGGCCGCTCGAACCGAGGTCACCCGAACTGAACGGACCGCTTCGCCATTCCCATCCAGAACCCGTCGATCACCGACTTCTGCGCGTCCAGCTCACCGGCCGCGTCCGCCGCGCCCAGCGTCACGAACAGCGGGGCGAAGTGCTCGGTGCGCGGATGGGCGTAGCGGCCGGCCGGGGCCTTGTTCAGGAAGTCCAGCAGGGAGTCCACGTCACGGGACTCCAGCGCGCTCCGGCCCCAGTCGTCGAACTCGGACGACCAGCGCGGCACTCCCCCGCCCGTGTGCCGCAGCGCGGCCAGGTTGTGGGTGAAGAAGCCGGAACCGACGATCAGTACGCCCTCGTCGCGCAGCGGCGCGAGCTTGCGGCCGATCTCCATGAGCCGGACCGGGTCGAGGGTCGGCATGGAGACCTGCAGGACCGGGATGTCGGCCTCGGGGAACATCTCCACCAGCGGGACATAGGCGCCGTGGTCGAGGCCGCGGTCCGGGACGTCCTGCACGGGCGTGCCCGGCGCCCGCAGCAACTTCCGTACGGACTCGGCGAGTTCGGGGGCGCCCGGGGCGTCGTACCGCACCTGGTAGTAGTGCTCGGGGAAGCCCCAGAAGTCGTAGACGAGCGGGACCGGCTCGGTGGCGCCGAGGGCGAGCGGGGCCTCTTCCCAGTGGGCGGAGACCATCAGGATCGCCTTGGGGCGCGGCAGGTCGGCGGACCAGGCGGCGAGTTCGCCGGGCCAGATCGGGTCGTCCGCGAGTGGTGGGGCGCCGTGGCTGAGATACAGGGCGGGCATGCGCTCCTGAGTGGCGGCGGACATGACGGCGACTCCCTCCGGGGAACTGGTGCTCGAAGCTATTGCTTGAAGCTGTTGCTTGAACTCTAAAACACCCCTTCTGAATCCTACGCATCGTTTGTTTAACCTTCAAGGAGGGCCCTCGTACAGTGGAGTACATGAACACGGCACCCGCATCCTCCGAAGAAGCGTCCACAGCCGAGGAGCCCCGCTGGCTCACCGCCGACGAGCAGCGCACCTGGCGCTTCTACCTGCACGCCAGCACGCTCCTCGAGGACCACCTGGACCGCCAGCTCCAGCGTGACGCGGGCATGCCGCACATCTACTACGGCCTTCTGGTCGCCCTTGCCGAGTCCCCCGGCCGCCGGCTGAGAATGACCGAGCTGGCCATGCACGCGAAGATCACCCGGTCCCGGCTCTCCCACGCCATCGCGCGCCTGGAGAAGAACGGGTGGGTACGGCGTGAGGACTGCCCATCCGACAAGCGGGGCCAGTTCGCGGTGCTGACGGAGGAGGGCGCGGAGGTGCTGCGCCGCACCGCGCCCGGCCATGTCGAGGCCGTACGCCAGGCCTTGTTCGACCGGCTCACCCCCGACCAGCAGAAGTCCCTCGGCGAGATCATGCAGATCATCGCGGAGGGGCTCCAGCCGAGCGAGGCGGGCGCGGATCTGCCCTGGCTGCGGTGACGCTCCGCTGGAAGTGCCGCGATCTGTAGGCGATTGTCTGCGGCGCCGTCGTGGCTGGTCGCGCAGTTCCCCGCGCCCCTTCGGGGCGCTGCCACAAGGGGCGTTGACATAAAAGGGTGCGGACCTGCCCCCGGCTCCGGTGCGCGGAGTCGGGGGCAGGTCCTGGGAGTCGTACGTACGAGAGCGTCCCCTCCCCCGTACGTACGAGTCGGTCCCGAAGGGGTGTCGTCGGCTCAGTGGGCGACGACGGGTACCGCCACCT
This genomic window from Streptomyces sp. DG2A-72 contains:
- a CDS encoding MarR family winged helix-turn-helix transcriptional regulator; translation: MNTAPASSEEASTAEEPRWLTADEQRTWRFYLHASTLLEDHLDRQLQRDAGMPHIYYGLLVALAESPGRRLRMTELAMHAKITRSRLSHAIARLEKNGWVRREDCPSDKRGQFAVLTEEGAEVLRRTAPGHVEAVRQALFDRLTPDQQKSLGEIMQIIAEGLQPSEAGADLPWLR
- a CDS encoding GNAT family N-acetyltransferase translates to MSSERTEVQVRPGVESDLEALTDLYNHYVRETPITFDTAAFVPEERRPWLLSHPEDGPYRLMVATEVDSQEILGYATSSPYRAKPAYATSVEVTVYVAPGAGRRGIGTLLYKALFEALADEDLHRAYAGIAQPNEASTRLHERFGFRYVGTYREVGRKFGRYWDVAWYEKDL
- a CDS encoding RNA polymerase sigma factor RpoD/SigA, encoding MATGAVARRQSAKGGTDAARSVRAHGGEIADRDLVGMYLDEIARTPLLDAAKEVELSQTIEAGVFARQVLAGEAESQVDAAREELEALVAEGERAKDVFIRSNLRLVVAVARRYPRSGLPLLDLIQEGNAGLVRAVEKFDYRKGFKFSTYATWWIRQAITRSIADQSRTIRLPVHLVEELGRIRRIQREFNRENGREPEPAEIAAELDSTPERVTDVLDWARDPVSLNMSVDDDGDTQFGDLLEDTSAVSPEQSVLTLLRSEGLEELISRLDQRTASIIKMRYGIEDGRERTLTEVGKEHGLTRERIRQIEKHALLELKKLARDTGFDAAA
- a CDS encoding TetR family transcriptional regulator — encoded protein: MVFCRYFATKEEAVAPLYTTGAQRWAEAVREAPAELPLPEALEHAVRHTLTPGTGVSAASWEWVRTLVRLAMTSPALRKVWGEVCLASETSLAVVLGERGGVAEGSVIAEGDDIVAERSVVSPELRYAAAVAGAAVRVAVESWASGEAPATGPEGPAALALRNLEAVRGFWGEALRGGQR
- a CDS encoding YafY family protein → MTTDTPARLLQLLSLLQTPREWPGGELADRLGVSRRTVRRDVDRLRELGYPVQATMGADGGYRLVAGKAMPPLVLDDEEAVAIAVGLRAGAGHAVEGVDEASVRALAKLEQVLPSRLRHRVSTLQAATTPLTSGDGASIAPETLTVMASTVAGRERLRFAYRAKDGTESRRLTEPYRLVSTGRRWYLVAYDLDRADWRTFRVDRVSEPFATGARFAPRELPTGSAAEYLRQSIQRQQDTYAFMVTFADSAEAVGARLPGWLGAPEPLGPDRCRLRATTSDPVEWLAVRLAMLGVDFTVQAPTELVECVRELGGRLSRAGGE
- a CDS encoding dioxygenase, encoding MSAATQERMPALYLSHGAPPLADDPIWPGELAAWSADLPRPKAILMVSAHWEEAPLALGATEPVPLVYDFWGFPEHYYQVRYDAPGAPELAESVRKLLRAPGTPVQDVPDRGLDHGAYVPLVEMFPEADIPVLQVSMPTLDPVRLMEIGRKLAPLRDEGVLIVGSGFFTHNLAALRHTGGGVPRWSSEFDDWGRSALESRDVDSLLDFLNKAPAGRYAHPRTEHFAPLFVTLGAADAAGELDAQKSVIDGFWMGMAKRSVQFG